TGGCCGGCGGGCGGCGCTGACCTTTTCGGTCACGGCCATGGCCATTCCAACGTTCCTGATGGGCTTGCTGCCGGGCTATGGTACGCTCGGGCTGGCCGCGCCCCTTCTTCTGATGACATTGCGGATGATCCAGGGCCTTTCGGTGGGCGGCGAGCAGACCTGCTCGATCGTCTTCCTGGCGGAACACGCGCCGGAAGGCCGCCGCGGTGTCATGGCAGCACTTGCGACCTGCGGCGCGATCGGAGGGCTTCTGCTCGGATCGGCCACGGGTGCCATTCTCGCAGCCCTGATGACGGAGCAGGCGCTCGAGGCCTGGGGCTGGCGGGTACCGTTCCTCATGGGACTGGCCATCGGCGCGGCCGGCTACCTGCTGCGCCGGCACGTGCTGGACGTCATGCCGGAGATGCGGCCGCAGCGCGCGCCCATTGTGGAAACGGTCCGCGAACACTGGCGCCGCGTTCTTGCACTTGCCGGGATATGCGCGTTCAACGCGGTCGGCTTCTACATCGCCTTTGTCTATCTGGTGAGCTGGCTGCAGAATGCCGACGGCTTCCCACCCTCGCGCGCGCTCGACATCAACACCATCAGCATGGTGGTCATGCTGCCGGTGGTGATCGCCGGAGGATTGTTGAGCGACCGTATCGGCCGCAAGCCGGTGATGCTGGCGGCGCTGCTCATCGGGTTGGGTGGCGCGGTCCCGCTGTTCTGGCTGCTCGGCGAGCCCTCTCCGGCCCTGGCTCTGCTCGGGCAGCTGGGCTTCGCGTTGGCGATTGGGCTTTATGGCGGCGCCCTTCCGGCTCTGCTTGCGGAGGCTGCACCGGCCGACGTGCGTTGCACTGCGGTTGCGCTCGGCTTCAACATCGCCTTCGGCATCATGGGCGGCGCTGCGCCGCTGGCGGCGACCTGGCTGGTCGAGCGAACCGGCAGCGAGATGGCACCTGCCTATATCATCATGGCCGTGGCCGCCATAAGCCTGCTCACACTGGCGCTGTTCCGCGAGACCTATCGGCTTCCGTTCTTGAAGACGTTCCAGCTCGCCAATACTGATGGTTAATTAAGAAAACTTCCTTAAAATTGCACAGTCACTGCGGGACTTGCGTGTGGATGGAAAGTAGTTTTTGACAAAATTGGAACCGGCGTTGCTGATCTATATTCAATTCCCATCGACGGGAGTGATCGAGTCTCTCGATGACGCTTGATTGATGGAGGTAAGCTTATGAAAGCGACCAAGGTTCTGGAGAAATATCCCAACATTCTATTCGGCGCGGTGTGCTTCGCTGCTCTGGCGCTTCAGGCGCCCGGCCCGGCCTCGGCTCAAAATGGCATCGGCGTGGGTGTGGGAGCCTCGATCGGCGGCTCCAATGGGGTCGGCGTGGGGGCGGGCGTGTCCATCGGCGGCTCTGACGGTATCGGGGCCGGAGCAGGCGCCTCGGTCGGCGGATCCAACGGGATCGGGGCCGGCGCAGGTGCTTCGATCGGTGGTGCCAACGGGATTGGGGCCGGAGCAGGCGCCTCGATCGGCGGATCCAACGGGATCGGGGCCGGCGCAGGTGCTTCGATCGGCGGATCCAACGGGATCGGGGCCGGAGCAGGCGCCTCGATCGGGGATTCCAGCGGGATTGGCGCAGGAGCCGGCGCGTCGGTCGGCGGTTCCGATGGTGTCAACGTGGGCGGCGGCGTCTCGATCGGCGGTCCAGGCGGCTCGAGCGGCGGATCGGGCTCGGGTTCTGGCTCGGGCTCTGGCGGGACCGGTACGGCCGGGCTCGGTAATGGCGGTGGCGGCGTATCAGGCGGCGACAGGCCTGGCAGCGGCGGAACCGGCGGTACCGCCAACCGGGACGACCGGCCGGACCGGGGCTTGAACCCGGCCGGGCTGAGCAGCGCGCTCGCCAGTCTGTCGGACCGCGAGCGTGAGCGGCTGCGCCGCACCTGCCCGAGCGTGCTCGCAGCGCCTGGCAATCACAGCCGCGAGCAGGTGGCGGTCTGCCGCGCTATCGCATCGCTGTAACCCGGGGCTTCACCAGACCCATGCGAAGCTGTGAGGCGTAGCTGCGCCTCACAGCTGGCGCGCGTCCTATAGCTCGGCCATATCGACCGGCAAGGCCAGCTCAGCCTCCAGTCGCTCGGCGGCCGCGAGGAGGGCGCCGTCATCGTGATGGCGGCCAACGAGTTGCACGCCGATACCCCTGCCCGGCGCCTCCCGCGTCGCTGGCAGGGCGAGCGCGGGGTGGCCGGTGTGGTTGAACAGTGACGTGTAGCGCACAAGGGCGGCAGTGAATTCGTGCTCGACGCCTGCGATGAACACGGTCCTGTCGCCGCGCCGGGGCGTGGGCACGGCCAAGGTCGGAAGGAGCAGGAAATCGACAGTCTGCAGGGCCTGCTCCACCTGGGCGCGGAACGTGCCGCGCCGGCGCAACGCCTGCGCGTAATCCGCGCCGCTGTACCTGCGGATGGCGGCGAAAAGATCGGCGGCAAGCTGCGGCAGATCTGGGCGTTGGTCGTAACCGGCAGCCCGGTAATAATGCGCGGCCTCCCAGCCGACCGTGAGCATGTGCCAACTCATAAAGTCGGTAGGCGCGGGCAGCGAAACCTCGCGGATGGACCAGCCGAGATCGCGGCAGGCGGCCATCGCCACCTCCATGCCTTGCTTCACCCGGTCGTCGGCGTCGCCGTAGTAGGCAGCATCGACGCCAATCACCAGCGGACCCTCCGCCGCCGGCGACGATGGCATGTCGTCCAGAACGGCGGCGAGGATCGCAAGGTCGCGCACGCCGCGCGCCATGGGGCCGACATGATCGAGTGAGGGCGCAAGCGGCAGAACACCTTCCTTCGGCACCCGCCCGTAGGTGGGCTTGAGGCCGACCGTCAGACAACAGGCCGAGGGGATGCGTATGCTGCCGCCCGTATCGCTGCCGAGGGCGATGGGGGCGAACCCTGCCGCAAGCGCTGCCGCCGAACCGCCGCTCGATCCGCCGGCGATCAGCTCCGGCTGATGCGGATGGAGGACGGCATCGGTTCGCACGCCGAAGGTGCCCGGGTCCGAATGGGCAACGCCGAGCACGACTGCGCCCGCCCTGCGCAGGCGCTGAACCGCCGGTGCGTCCTGGGCGGGGCGGTGGCCGGACAGGAAGGGCAATCCGCCTGGGCAGGCGGCGGGGACCGTGTCCATGTTGTCCTTGGCTATGACCGGTATTCCGGCGAGGGGGCCCAGGGGCACGCCCTGCCGGCGCATGTCGTCAATGCGCGCGGCATCGGCGAGCGCCCTGTCGGCGATCACCTCGCTTAACGCATTGACGCGCGGATTGAGGGTCTCGATCCGCGCAAGCATGTGGCGGGCGAGTTCTGTTGCCGAAACCTCGCCGGAGGCCAGCCGGGCCGCTAGCGTTCGGAGATCGAGCCGGTGCCAGTCCATGTTCTGCCCCTCCCGCTGATCCTTCGCTGGTTGCTATGCACGACCGGCCTCCCTGGCTCTCAGTTCAGCTTGCAGCCCGGGATGATGGGTTCGATCTGTCCGAAATTCTGGATCGTTTCCCACATTCCTTCAGCGTTGGCGCGCGCGAGGATGCTGTTGCACAGCATGTGGTTGTTGGCGGCAGACATGTTGACATGGCCCTGCGGCGCCTCGAACTCCACCTGGCTCAGAGCGGGGATAACCTTCTCCACGTCGGTCGTGCCGGCCTTTTCGACCGCCAGCGCGTAGAGATGCACCGCGTCATAGGCCGCCTCGCCGATGGCGTTGATCGGCTTGCCCGCGCCGAACCGGTCCTGATAGGCCTTGATGAAGGCGCGGTTGCGGTCGGAATCGATGCCCATGAAGTAGGCCTGGTTGGAGATCGCTCCCTTGGCGAGCTCGGGATGGGCGAAGGAATAGATCTCGTCCCAGCCGTTGCCGACGAGCTGAGGCTCCAGTCCGAAGTCGCGGTACTGCTTGAGTGCGGTCACGCCATCGGCGCCGGCCACCATCATCCACACGATATCGGGCTTGGCGCCGCGCACCTTGTCGAAGGCGGGGCCGAAGTCCTGGGTGCCGAACGGGAAGAAATCGGTGCCCAGCACCTTCCCACCGTTGCGCTCGAAGGCGGTGCGGATCGCCTCGGCGCTGCGCCGCGGCCAGATGTAATCCGAACCCAGGATGTAGACGGACTTGCCGATGTTCTGCGTCAGCCAGTCCGTGGTCGGATCGATCTGCTGGTTCGGCACTTGGCCAGTGGCCGCGAAATAGCGCTCGCAGACCTCGCCCTCGTAATAGGTGGTGTAGATGAGCAGCTTCTTGGCCGGCGTGGTGACGGAGCGGGCCGCGACGTGCTCGAGGCTGGCGATGAGGCCAATGATGGCATCGACCTTGTCTTGGAACACCAGCTTCCGGGCCTTGTCGATAGCGCCGCGGGTGGTGGTCTGATCGTCCTCGACGATGTACTTGATCTCGCGGCCGGCGATCCCGCCCTTGGCGTTCAGCTCCTCGACGGCGAGCTGGAAGCAATTGAGCTGGGTCTCGCCGAGGATGGTCTCGAGACCGGTCAGTGCCGAAAGGAAACCGATCGTGACGGTGTCCTGGGCGCGCAGAATAGCCGGAAAGCCGGTCACCGCGGTCGTCAATCCCGCGACACCCAGGCCTTTCAGCGCCGTGCGCCGCGTAAATCTCCTGCCTTGCATATCCTCCTCCACCGTTGGGCGATCCGGGATCAGATCGCGAGATATTCACGCATGACGTCCTCGCGGCTGAGCTCCTCCGTGGTGCCCTGCTTTACAATGCGGCCTTTTTCCATAACGACGCCGCGGCGGGCCGCCTGCACCGCCAGGTCGATATTCTGTTCCACAAGCAGCACCGAAATGCCGGTAGTGGCGACGATCCGCGTGAGAAGCTCGCCGATCTCGTGCACGATGCTGGGCTGGATTCCTTCCGACGGCTCGTCCAGGAGCAGGACGTCGGGCGTGCTGGCGAGCGCCCGGCCAAGCGCCAGCATTTGTTGCTCGCCGCCCGAAAGCGTGCCCCCAAGCTGGTTGATGCGCTCCTTGAGCCGCGGGAAGTGCTCGAAGATCTCCTCCGGGACGCGGCCCTTGCCGTCCGTCCGCGCGCGCGTGCCCAACTCGAGGTTCTCGCGCACGGTAAGCTTTGGAAAGATGCCGCGCCCTTGGGGCACATAGGCCAGGCCGCGCCGGGCGATCTGGTGCGGGCGTAGCGTATCGATCCGCTCCTCGCCCAGAACGACGCTGCCGGCGGTGGGGCGGATCAGCCCCATCAGGCTGCGCATGAGCGTGGTCTTGCCGGCGCCATTGCGGCCGAGCAAGCAAAGGATCTCGCCTTTGTCGAGATCGAGATCGACGCCGTCCAGCACCGGCACCTGCCCATATCCCGCACAAAGACCGCGCACCCTCAGCATGCTACTGTCTTCCCAGATAGACGTCGCGGACCATGGTGTTGGCCTCGATCTCGGCGAACGGGCCCTCGGCGATCACTCGACCCTGATGCAGAACCGTGGTGCGGCAGGCGAGCGCGCGCACGAAGCGCATGTCGTGCTCGATGGCGATGATGGCGACACTGCCGGCAAGCTGGCGCAACATGGCCGCCGAGCGCAGCGATTCCTCCACGCTCATGCCCGCGGTCGGCTCGTCGAGCAGAAGCAGCTTCGGGCCGGTCACCAGCGCCATGCCGATCTCCAGCCACTGTTTCTGGCCGTGGGCGAGCGCTCCACCGCGTATATCGGCGAGGCGCCTCAAATCGAGGAGGTCCAGCACTTCCTCGACGCTGTGGCGGGTACCCGCGCCACCCGCGCCTGCCTCGGCGACATCGAGATTGTCGGCCACCGACAGGGTCTCAAACACACTCGGTACCTGAAATTTCCTGGCTATGCCGGCGCGGGCAATGCCCTCCAGCGAGAGGCGGGCGAGGTCGCGCCCTTCGAAAAGGATGGAGCCGGCCGTGGGCTTGAGCGTGCCACACAGCATGTTGAGCACGGTGCTCTTGCCGGCACCGTTCGGGCCAATGATGCAGCGCATCTCGCCATCGGCGATCTCGAAGGAGACATCCTCCACGGCGGTGAGGCCGCCGAAGTGGCGCGTCAGCCCCCGAACCGACAGCAGGGATGGTGCGGTGTCCGTTGAGCGGGCCAGGCTGTTCATGCCGCCCCCCGCCATCTGCGGCTAAGCTCCTTCGCCCGCTCAACAAGCGACAGCACGCCATTCGGGAACAGGAACACCATGGCGATGAAGAACAAGCCGATGAACAGCGGCCAAAGCCTCGTATCGAGGCTGCTGATCTCCTGCTGCAGGCGCCATACGACGAAGGCGCCGATGAAGGGGCCGATCAGGGTGCCGCGCCCACCAACCGCCACCCACATGATGACCTCGGTCGACAGCATGAGGCCGATCATGTCGGGCGCGACGAAGCCGGTGCCGGTGACGTAGAGGGCGCCGGCAAGAGCGGCAATGCCGGCCGAGGCGACGAAGACCACGAGAAGATGCAGCGGTGTGTTGTGGCCCAAGGTGCGCGCCTTGAGCTCGTTGTCCTCGATGGCGGCAAGTATGCGGCCGTAGCGCCCACGGCAGATCCACCACAACCCGCCGAGGATGGTGAGCGCCACCGCGAGCACGAGAAGGTACTGATGGACGGGATCGAAGAAGACGAAGCCGGCCACGGTGAGCGGCGGCACGCCAATGAGGCCGGAATCTCCACCGGTCACGTCCGACCAGCCGATCGCGATGTGCTGGGCGATGAGCGTCAAGGCCAGGGTGACGATGGTGAGATAGGCGCCCCGCACTCCACCGAAGATAAGGAAATAGCCGACGACGAGGGCGACCAGCATGGCAAGCAGGATGCCCCCCAGCAGACCGAGGAGGCTCGCATTCGCAGGGTCGAGGCCGAGCTTGATGCTGATGACGCCCATGCCATAGGCGCCGAGGCCGAAGAAAGTCGCATGGCCGAAGCTCAGGATCCCCGTCTTGCCCCAGAAATAGTCGAGGCTCAGTGCGAATAGGCCGAAAATCAACACATCACGCAGACTGGCGACACTGTAGGCGTCGTTCCACGCGGGATAGGCGACGAGGAAAATCACGCCCAAAGCGACGAGCAGCCACTTGGCAGCCCTTGCGCCGGATACGGCCTTGGTTGCGGGGAGGGCGGGTGCCTGATCGGTCATAGCGGCACCAGACCACGCGGGCGGAAGCGGACGATGACGATTGCGAGCACAAGCACGAGCGCCTGCGAGACGGTGACCGGGACCTGGTAATTGAGCAGGCTCTCGGTGCCGCCTACCACCGCGCTACCGGCAGCCACGCCGCCGATCCCGCCAACGCCGCCGACGATCACGACGAAGAAGGAGCGTGCGAGATAGTTGATGCCCATCTGGGCGATGACCACGGTGAGCGGGGCGATCAGCACGCCCGCCACGGCGGCAATGGCGGCTCCCAGCGCGAAGGCGAGCGAATAGACCCTTCCGGTATCGATACCGAGGGCGGCCGCCATGTCACGGTCCTGGATGACGGCGCGCAGGTCGAGGCCAAAACGGGTCCACCGGAAACCGGCGTAGCACGCCAAGACGATTGCGATCGCGAAGCCGATCAACAGCAAGCGGTAGGCGGGATAAGGCGCGCCGAAGATCTCGACGGCACCGCTCAACGGGCCCGCCACGCGCTGCGGCGCGGCCCCGAAGATGATTTGCAATCCTTGCTGCAGCACCATGCCGAGGCCCCAGGTGGCGAGGATGACGGCAAGGGGTCGGCGATAGAGATGGCGGACCATGGTCCATTCGACCGTCAGGCCCAGCGCCGCGCCGACGAAAGGCGCAACAGCCAGTGCGAGCCAATAATTGCCCCCCATGGCCTGGGTCAGGGCGAGGGTATAGGCGCCGATTGTGACGAACTCGCCGTGGGCGAGATTGATGATGTTCATCAGGCCGAAGATCACGGCCAACCCCAGCGCCACCAGCATCAGGATGCTGATGAGCGTCAGAGCATTGAGAAGGACCGGTACGAACTGGGTCACGGCCTGACCCATTTCGAATAGCGGTCTGCTGCGAACGCCTCAGGACTGTTCGTCGCGTCATCTGGGCGCGTGCCGGTTGCGCAGGCGGTGGTGCGCATGCCTCCCGAGCCTTGGAACATCGAGCTTGCTCCATTTATTATTATAAATATATTAAAGGCCACGGCGGATGAAGTTGTCAATTGCGATCCAGACGATTTCCTTCGCATTTTTCGTTTAGGCGGGCTGGGCCGTTGAGCTGGGAAGGAGGGCACGTGCGCCTCGTCATTGCGCGCATGAACCACGAGACGAACACGTTTTCGCCCGTGCCGACGCCGCTTTCGTCCTTCGAGCCGCGATGGGGCGCTGATGTGCTTGCCGCTGCCCGCGGGTCGCAGACGGCCATGGGCGCATTCCTGGATTTCGCCTCGGCCATCGGGGCAGAGATCGAGACCCCGGTCTTCGCCACCGCCTTTCCAAGCGGCCCGGTGGACGACGCCGCTTTCGAAGCCATGAGCGCGGCGATCGTGACGGCTGCTGAGAAGGGGTGCGATGCGGTGCTGCTCGACCTGCACGGCGCCATGGTCACCCAGGCCCATGAGGACGGGGAAGGGGAGTTGCTCGAGCGCCTCCGCCGGGTCGTGGGCAGCCTGCCGATCGGCGTGGCGCTCGACATGCATGCCAATATTTCGGCACGGATGGTGGAAATGGCGGACGCCATCGTTGGCTTCCGCACCTATCCGCATGTCGACATGTACGACACGGGCGAGCGGACGGCAGTGCTCATCCGTCCGCTGCTCGAGGGCGGGCGGAAGCCCGCGATGGCCTGGAGGCAGCTGCCGCTGCTTGCCCATACGCTGTGCATGAATACGGGCGTTGCGGGGGCGATGCGTGATGCTGTGGATGCGGCGCGCGCCGTGGAGGGCCGCGAGGGTGTCCTTTCGGCGAGCGTCTTCGGCGGCTTCTCCCTTGCCGACATCCGGGACGCCGGCCTGTCGGTGGTTGTGGTCGCCGACGGGCGGGACCTGGCGGAAGCCACCGCTGACGAACTGGCCGCCAGGATTTGGACGCGCCGCGACGAGTTCGTCTACCGGGAGGTTCCGCTCCGGCAGTCAGTGGCAGAGGCGCGCCGGGCGGCCGAGCGGCCGGGGAAAGGACCCGTTCTGCTGCTCGACCACGGCGACAACTGCATGTCCGGCGGCACCTGCGACACGATGGATGTGCTCGCGGAGGCACTCAATCAGGGGCTGGAAGATATCCTCGTCGGCCCGATCCGCGACCCGCGGGCGGTGGCCGAACTTGCCGCGGCCGGAGAAGGGGCCCAGGTGACGCTTGGCATCGGCCACCGCACGCCGATGCCGCTTTTGGAAGCAGCCCCGCGCCCGCCGCTCACCCTGAGCGGGACCGTACGGACCATCGGCCAGGGAACCTATGTCATCTCCGGCCCCACCTATACGGGCATGCGCTGCGACATGGGGAAGAGCGTGGTGCTGGATACAGGTGCTGCGCTCGTGGTGATCTGCGAGCGGACGCACGAACCCTGGGACCTCGGCGTGTTCACTTGCCTTGGTCTCGACCCCTCGGCCCACAGCTTCCTTATCCTCAAGTCGCGGATGTACTGCCGACCGGTCTTTGAACCTTTGTCGCGCGCCGTGATCGAGTGCGCGAGCATGGGCGTGACCAGTTCTGACTACAGCCTCTTCCGTTTCCGCAGGCTGCGCCGACCGATTTACCCACTGGACGAAGAAATCCGATGGCAACCCATTATGCAGACGGCATGAAGAGCCAGGAGAATGCCGGTATCGATGCCGTGCTGATCAGGCGGCCGAAGCTGTCGAACCTGATCGCCGACGACCTGCGCCGCGGGATCGCGCGCGAGCGGCTGAAGCCTGGCGACCGGCTGCCGAACGAGCGGACCCTCGCCGCCCGCTACGGATGCGCCAAGGGTACGGTGCGCGAGGCGCTGAAGGCGCTCGAGGTGCAGGGCCTCGTCAAAATGCAGACGGGCCCGATGGGCGGCGCCGAAATTCAGCCGGTCTCAGTGGAGGCCGCAACGCAGCAGCTGCGCACCTATCTGCATTTCCTCGATCTCAATTTCGAACAGGTCTATGCGGTGCGGCGTACCGTCGAGGTGACGCTGGCGGAAAGCGTGATCGGCCGGCTCAGCGAGGATCAGCTTGCGCGACTTGAGGCCAATATCGAGGCCTGCGAGCAGGCGCGGCTGCGGGGGGACCGGGTGGAGGCGCGCCGCGCGGAACTCGACTTCCATGACATTCTCTGCGAGGCCTGCGAAAACCAGCTCCTCGTTTTCATTTGCCGCTTCATCAACGGTCTGTTGCGCGACCTGGTCGAATTCCGCTCTGCGCGTTACGAGCACCACGACGCCTTCGGCCGGCATAACGCCAACAGCCATCGCGCGCTCGTGGACGCCTACCGGAGAGGCGATCGCGAAGCGGTCATCGCCCTCATGGGCGAGCACATGCACTGCGCAGAGCGTTTCATGCGCGAGCTCGACGCCACGTTCACGTCAGGTTTTCTAGGGTAAGTCGATGTGGCCGCCGCCGTGACACGGCGGCGTTGCCTTGGGATGGTCTGCTTATGCTAGCGCTGCTGGGCCCAGGCGTCGGCGGGCACCAGGTCCAAGGGATTGTCCACCCTGCGCGAGCGGTCCACGGGCTTGGCCGCGGCAGCCAGCACGCGTGCCGCGAAGGCATCGAGATAGGCGGCGCGGCCCTCGTCGCCCACGCGCGGGGTGCCATAGGCGACGAACGGTTCCTCCACCTCGTAGCCCATATACTGCAGCGTCAGCCGCTGCACGGGCCATAGCACCCGGTCGATCTCGCCATAGACGCCGGTCGGACCGAAGCGCTCGGTGGTACCGCCGGTGGTCACCGACAGCATCGCACGGCGGCCTTTGAACAGGCCGGTGTCGAAACGGTGCCCGTCCACATAGGCAAAGCCATAGGCGAGGACGCGCTCGAACCAGCCCTTGAGGATGGCCGGCGGGGCGCCCCACCACAGCGGATATTGCAGGATCAGGAAATCGGCCGCGGCCACCCGCCGCTGCTCGCGCACGAGTTCGGGGCTGAAGGCCTGCTCACGCGCCGCATGGGCCTGCTCGCTCTGATAATGGAAGCGATCGGGATCGGCCACGGAATGGAAGTCGTGGCGGCCGGCCACCGGGTTGAACCCTTCCGCATAGAGGTCGGAGATGGCGACCTCGTGACCCGAAGCGCGCAGAGCCTCAGCCGCCCGGTCGCGCAGCGCCGCCGAGAACGAGCTCGGTTCCGGATGGGCATAGACGATGAGAACATTCATGGCTGGGACTCCTCAGGCCGGAAGCCCCAGGAGGCGCGCGGCATTGGTGGAGGTGATCTGCTTGATCACGCTATGCGGCACCTGCAGGTC
This window of the Rhodoligotrophos defluvii genome carries:
- a CDS encoding MFS transporter translates to MRLTTGKQAVAERRRRPIAAGMIGNVLEWYDFAIYGYFAAAIGRQFFPHEDPVAQLIAAFGIFALGYLMRPLGGIIIGHIGDRHGRRAALTFSVTAMAIPTFLMGLLPGYGTLGLAAPLLLMTLRMIQGLSVGGEQTCSIVFLAEHAPEGRRGVMAALATCGAIGGLLLGSATGAILAALMTEQALEAWGWRVPFLMGLAIGAAGYLLRRHVLDVMPEMRPQRAPIVETVREHWRRVLALAGICAFNAVGFYIAFVYLVSWLQNADGFPPSRALDINTISMVVMLPVVIAGGLLSDRIGRKPVMLAALLIGLGGAVPLFWLLGEPSPALALLGQLGFALAIGLYGGALPALLAEAAPADVRCTAVALGFNIAFGIMGGAAPLAATWLVERTGSEMAPAYIIMAVAAISLLTLALFRETYRLPFLKTFQLANTDG
- a CDS encoding amidase; this translates as MDWHRLDLRTLAARLASGEVSATELARHMLARIETLNPRVNALSEVIADRALADAARIDDMRRQGVPLGPLAGIPVIAKDNMDTVPAACPGGLPFLSGHRPAQDAPAVQRLRRAGAVVLGVAHSDPGTFGVRTDAVLHPHQPELIAGGSSGGSAAALAAGFAPIALGSDTGGSIRIPSACCLTVGLKPTYGRVPKEGVLPLAPSLDHVGPMARGVRDLAILAAVLDDMPSSPAAEGPLVIGVDAAYYGDADDRVKQGMEVAMAACRDLGWSIREVSLPAPTDFMSWHMLTVGWEAAHYYRAAGYDQRPDLPQLAADLFAAIRRYSGADYAQALRRRGTFRAQVEQALQTVDFLLLPTLAVPTPRRGDRTVFIAGVEHEFTAALVRYTSLFNHTGHPALALPATREAPGRGIGVQLVGRHHDDGALLAAAERLEAELALPVDMAEL
- a CDS encoding substrate-binding protein, with amino-acid sequence MQGRRFTRRTALKGLGVAGLTTAVTGFPAILRAQDTVTIGFLSALTGLETILGETQLNCFQLAVEELNAKGGIAGREIKYIVEDDQTTTRGAIDKARKLVFQDKVDAIIGLIASLEHVAARSVTTPAKKLLIYTTYYEGEVCERYFAATGQVPNQQIDPTTDWLTQNIGKSVYILGSDYIWPRRSAEAIRTAFERNGGKVLGTDFFPFGTQDFGPAFDKVRGAKPDIVWMMVAGADGVTALKQYRDFGLEPQLVGNGWDEIYSFAHPELAKGAISNQAYFMGIDSDRNRAFIKAYQDRFGAGKPINAIGEAAYDAVHLYALAVEKAGTTDVEKVIPALSQVEFEAPQGHVNMSAANNHMLCNSILARANAEGMWETIQNFGQIEPIIPGCKLN
- a CDS encoding ABC transporter ATP-binding protein, encoding MLRVRGLCAGYGQVPVLDGVDLDLDKGEILCLLGRNGAGKTTLMRSLMGLIRPTAGSVVLGEERIDTLRPHQIARRGLAYVPQGRGIFPKLTVRENLELGTRARTDGKGRVPEEIFEHFPRLKERINQLGGTLSGGEQQMLALGRALASTPDVLLLDEPSEGIQPSIVHEIGELLTRIVATTGISVLLVEQNIDLAVQAARRGVVMEKGRIVKQGTTEELSREDVMREYLAI
- a CDS encoding ATP-binding cassette domain-containing protein is translated as MAGGGMNSLARSTDTAPSLLSVRGLTRHFGGLTAVEDVSFEIADGEMRCIIGPNGAGKSTVLNMLCGTLKPTAGSILFEGRDLARLSLEGIARAGIARKFQVPSVFETLSVADNLDVAEAGAGGAGTRHSVEEVLDLLDLRRLADIRGGALAHGQKQWLEIGMALVTGPKLLLLDEPTAGMSVEESLRSAAMLRQLAGSVAIIAIEHDMRFVRALACRTTVLHQGRVIAEGPFAEIEANTMVRDVYLGRQ
- a CDS encoding branched-chain amino acid ABC transporter permease; protein product: MTDQAPALPATKAVSGARAAKWLLVALGVIFLVAYPAWNDAYSVASLRDVLIFGLFALSLDYFWGKTGILSFGHATFFGLGAYGMGVISIKLGLDPANASLLGLLGGILLAMLVALVVGYFLIFGGVRGAYLTIVTLALTLIAQHIAIGWSDVTGGDSGLIGVPPLTVAGFVFFDPVHQYLLVLAVALTILGGLWWICRGRYGRILAAIEDNELKARTLGHNTPLHLLVVFVASAGIAALAGALYVTGTGFVAPDMIGLMLSTEVIMWVAVGGRGTLIGPFIGAFVVWRLQQEISSLDTRLWPLFIGLFFIAMVFLFPNGVLSLVERAKELSRRWRGAA
- the urtB gene encoding urea ABC transporter permease subunit UrtB, with the translated sequence MTQFVPVLLNALTLISILMLVALGLAVIFGLMNIINLAHGEFVTIGAYTLALTQAMGGNYWLALAVAPFVGAALGLTVEWTMVRHLYRRPLAVILATWGLGMVLQQGLQIIFGAAPQRVAGPLSGAVEIFGAPYPAYRLLLIGFAIAIVLACYAGFRWTRFGLDLRAVIQDRDMAAALGIDTGRVYSLAFALGAAIAAVAGVLIAPLTVVIAQMGINYLARSFFVVIVGGVGGIGGVAAGSAVVGGTESLLNYQVPVTVSQALVLVLAIVIVRFRPRGLVPL
- a CDS encoding M81 family metallopeptidase; amino-acid sequence: MRLVIARMNHETNTFSPVPTPLSSFEPRWGADVLAAARGSQTAMGAFLDFASAIGAEIETPVFATAFPSGPVDDAAFEAMSAAIVTAAEKGCDAVLLDLHGAMVTQAHEDGEGELLERLRRVVGSLPIGVALDMHANISARMVEMADAIVGFRTYPHVDMYDTGERTAVLIRPLLEGGRKPAMAWRQLPLLAHTLCMNTGVAGAMRDAVDAARAVEGREGVLSASVFGGFSLADIRDAGLSVVVVADGRDLAEATADELAARIWTRRDEFVYREVPLRQSVAEARRAAERPGKGPVLLLDHGDNCMSGGTCDTMDVLAEALNQGLEDILVGPIRDPRAVAELAAAGEGAQVTLGIGHRTPMPLLEAAPRPPLTLSGTVRTIGQGTYVISGPTYTGMRCDMGKSVVLDTGAALVVICERTHEPWDLGVFTCLGLDPSAHSFLILKSRMYCRPVFEPLSRAVIECASMGVTSSDYSLFRFRRLRRPIYPLDEEIRWQPIMQTA
- a CDS encoding FadR/GntR family transcriptional regulator, producing MATHYADGMKSQENAGIDAVLIRRPKLSNLIADDLRRGIARERLKPGDRLPNERTLAARYGCAKGTVREALKALEVQGLVKMQTGPMGGAEIQPVSVEAATQQLRTYLHFLDLNFEQVYAVRRTVEVTLAESVIGRLSEDQLARLEANIEACEQARLRGDRVEARRAELDFHDILCEACENQLLVFICRFINGLLRDLVEFRSARYEHHDAFGRHNANSHRALVDAYRRGDREAVIALMGEHMHCAERFMRELDATFTSGFLG
- a CDS encoding NAD(P)H-dependent oxidoreductase — translated: MNVLIVYAHPEPSSFSAALRDRAAEALRASGHEVAISDLYAEGFNPVAGRHDFHSVADPDRFHYQSEQAHAAREQAFSPELVREQRRVAAADFLILQYPLWWGAPPAILKGWFERVLAYGFAYVDGHRFDTGLFKGRRAMLSVTTGGTTERFGPTGVYGEIDRVLWPVQRLTLQYMGYEVEEPFVAYGTPRVGDEGRAAYLDAFAARVLAAAAKPVDRSRRVDNPLDLVPADAWAQQR